The Fodinibius salinus nucleotide sequence AATAACTGATTGAATGGATGTAGTCATATTATAATTTTTTTGGGAAAAAGATCATCAAAAAATCTATAGTAGTGTAAGTTGGTAACGCTATCACTATTTGCCGATAGTTATTGTGAGTAAGAATAACCTGATTAAAGGAACTTTATTTTAAATGTACAGTATAAAATAAGAATTTAAAATTATTAAGAGTATTTTGTCTCATAATAGATATGGTGCTAAACTTCTGCAGGGCAGGGGGCTATTTTATGATGCAGGATAAATAATAATGTCAGAAATTTATGTTTGAACTATTGGTTTTATGCTAATTAAGGCCATACAGACCAAGGGATACGAAGCAACATCAGGAAAATTCCCAGCCCGTAGAAAATAAGGATGCTTTTGTATCGGCTGATATCATTGGTTCCGTTCTTGGCTTTAGAGTAGCCAACGGTAATCAAAATGATGGCAATAATCATGGTGAGAGGGTGCTCCAACATATATAGGCGCGACATAGCATCGCCCATGGCTTCACCGGAGAAATTAGATATTCCTTTTGGTGAAATTATATAAAGTACAAGTCCAACAAGAAGCTGTAGATGGGTAATAATTAGTCCCACAAGTGAAACTTTGCGTACCCTTTCTGTGAAGGCCTTATCGTTAAAGTACTTAAATAGCACGTATCCAAAGATAATTGCTAGTGCGGCAAGTACCAGATAAGCCAGTCCTGAATGTAGGTGTTGTAGTCCTGTGTACATAAATAGTTGTTTTAGGATCTTTTTATTTAGAGATCACAGTATAAAAAACTCCGCCTGTAACGGAAACTTAAAACGGATTTTATTTTCCATTGAGCTCTTGCCTAGTAGGGTGATCTAGATATCCAGTCCACAACCCACATAATTTTTGCGCGTCTCTTGGAAAGCGGGTTAGTAGGAGCAATGTTTGGTATATATTCACTAAATTTTCAAATCCCAGAATTGTATCGGTGCTGTTTAATTTATTTTTCCGAACTTTGGCGACTAATAGTATTGTGGAAGGGGAGGGGACGGGTATTCTCTGTTATAATTGCAAAGAGTTCAAGTTCGGCTCATCGACTAGCTCTATTATCTCAAGAGCATCAGATAAATTGTTTTCTTTTTGTGGATGAATCGTATATTCCCGAAGGCATAGATTTATGCATTTCTTATTTTAACAAATCGGCTATAGCCCCAAGCAAAATTGACCCATTTCCTTTCTTACAGGAGAGAGAAAAAAGTGCAAAAAAATATTTGTATTAGACGTAGGATAGTCATAGTTTAAGATAAAATTGTCTTAAAACTTAAATTATAATGATCTTCTCCAAATCATGTGTGTATGGCCTACGGGCGATGATCTATCTCGCGTCGATATCGAGAGAAGATTATGTATCGATCAAAGGATTGAGTGAAAAGCTTGATATCTCATTCCATTTTTTAACGAAGATATTGCAGCAATTAACGGCGGCGGATCTCTTGGAGTCGATGAAAGGCCCCAAAGGCGGGGTGAGGCTGTCAAAGCCCGGTAGTGAAATTACGTTGAAAGAGGTTGTTGAAGCTATTGACGGCCCGGCAATTTTTACCGAGTGTGTCCTGGGGTTACCTGGTTGTGGTAGTGAAAAACCGTGTCCAATGCACGACATGTGGCAAAATACACGGGATGGAATTAATGAAGTATTTATGAGTACCAGTTTGAAGGATATGTCAAAGGAAGGGAAAAAGAAGGATTTACGAATTACACCTGACGGAAAATTTATTTGGGGTTGATGCTTATGTATTGCAGTGCTGCAAATTGTTACGAGAAATGCTTTGCAGCCATGCAATGGTAAAAAGAGACGCCCTTTGGTTACTTTTATCGCTGATATTGAAAACGCCGTCAAGACCTTTAAAATAAGTTTTTGATTGAAATAGACAACGAAGTGTAATTTGGCACGATAGTTGCAAATTCACTAATAAAAGATAAAATACTCTTAAAACTAAAAGCATAATGAATACTCAAATATCAAAAATTACTGGATTGATAGTATTAACAATGGCACTGCTAATAGGCTGTGGCAAGAGTTCGGATAGCGAAAAGGATAGCACGGATTCTGAGGAAGAAAAGCAGGAGCTTACCGATTTTGAAATGACAAATGGTATTGGTCCGGTTGACGAAGAAATTACGATTGAGGAAATCGATACCGAACTAGCCAAAGAAGGGATGCGAGTTTTTGATATGAAGTGCGGTGCTTGTCATAAGTTGGACAAGCGCTATGTAGGGCCTCCATTAGGGGGCGTTATGAATGCACGTACGCCGGCTTATGTCATGAATATGATTCTAAATCCGGAAGAAATGCTTAAAAAGCATCCTGTCGCTAAATCGGTCGGGTCTGAATACCCCACCCGAATGACGAATCAACAATTGACCAGAGAAAAAGCACGCGCTGTGGTAGAATATTTGGCACAAGAATCACAATAAACAATCACTAATACATAACAATCAAAAAAACACAATACTATGAATAAATTATTAAAAAAATCTTTGTTGTGGCCCCTTGCGGCAGTAGCAGCAATAGGTTTTCTATCTGTGGGTTGTAGCTCGAATGGGGAGTTTGGTTCCTCTTCTGACGCTGCAGAGAAAGTTTACGTAGCACCGGGAGAGCACGATGAATTTTACGGCTTCTTTTCCGGTGGTTACAATGGACAGCTTGGCGTATATGGATTGCCATCTGGCCGACATATCTACACCATTCCGGTCTTTTCACAAACTCCGACAAATGGCTATGGATATTCTGAAGAAACAAAATCCATGTTGCAGACTACCGACGGATTTGTACCGTGGGGCGATGCACACCACCCTGAACTTTCTCAAACAGATGGGGAAACGGATGGTCGCTGGGTATTTATGAATGAGAATAATACCCCACGTGTTGCTCGTGTTGGTTTGGATGAATTTAAAACACAAGAGATTATCGAGATCCCTAATTCAGCGGGTAATCACGCATCGTCTTTTGTGACTCCCAATACTGAGTACGTATCGGCAGCTACACGTTTTAGTATTCCCATGGACGAGAAAAATATGGAGAATATGGATGTGAGCATCGACAGCTATAAAGAGAATTTTAAAGGGACTATCTCTTTTATCAAGGTATCTGACAAAGGAAAGATGAATATTGATTTCCAAATTATGATGCCGGGCTTCAACTATGATCTTTCCCACGCAGGAAAAGGCCCTTCTCATGGCTGGTCGTTCTTTACTTCATATAACAGTGAAGAAGCAAATACGATGCTTGAGATCAACGCTTCAAGAAACGACAAGGATTATATTGCAGCTATTAACTGGGAGAAAGCAGCTGAGTATGCTAAGCAGGGTAAAGGTAAAATGATGCCCGGAAAGCACTATCGCAACTATATTGACCATGAAGAAGGCGGTGTTGCTAAAAGTGAAGTTATTGAAAAAGTGCGCGTACTTGATCCGCGGAAGCTGGAAGGTATCGTTTACTTTCTGCCTACGCCTAAATCCCCCCACGGTGTTGATGTAGATCCTACGGGACAATACATCGCAGCGGGTGGTAAACTTTCTACAGTTATACCGGTACACTCATTTGCCAAGATGGAAGAAGCTATCGAGAATAAAGATTTTGAAGGCAAAGAGCAGGGTATTCCGGTATTGAATTACGATTCCATTCTGCATGGTGAGGTCGAAAACCCAGGATTGGGACCACTCCACACCGAGTTCGACGGCAAGGGGTATGCTTATACAACGGCCTTTATCTCATCAGAAATAGTAAAATGGGATATAGAAACAGCCGAAGTTGTTGACCGTATCGACGTGTATTATTCTCCCGGCCACTTGATGATACCGGGCGGTGACAGTCAGAATCCCGACGGTAAATACTTGGTAGCACTAAACAAAATTACTAAGGATCGTTATCTGCCAACAGGACCAGAAATGTTCCACTCGGCACAACTGATTGATATCTCAGGCGATAAGATGAAGTTATTGCTGGACTTCCCTACAGAAGGTGAGCCACACTACGCACAGGCT carries:
- a CDS encoding RrF2 family transcriptional regulator, producing the protein MIFSKSCVYGLRAMIYLASISREDYVSIKGLSEKLDISFHFLTKILQQLTAADLLESMKGPKGGVRLSKPGSEITLKEVVEAIDGPAIFTECVLGLPGCGSEKPCPMHDMWQNTRDGINEVFMSTSLKDMSKEGKKKDLRITPDGKFIWG
- a CDS encoding c-type cytochrome, whose translation is MNTQISKITGLIVLTMALLIGCGKSSDSEKDSTDSEEEKQELTDFEMTNGIGPVDEEITIEEIDTELAKEGMRVFDMKCGACHKLDKRYVGPPLGGVMNARTPAYVMNMILNPEEMLKKHPVAKSVGSEYPTRMTNQQLTREKARAVVEYLAQESQ
- the nosZ gene encoding Sec-dependent nitrous-oxide reductase, which encodes MNKLLKKSLLWPLAAVAAIGFLSVGCSSNGEFGSSSDAAEKVYVAPGEHDEFYGFFSGGYNGQLGVYGLPSGRHIYTIPVFSQTPTNGYGYSEETKSMLQTTDGFVPWGDAHHPELSQTDGETDGRWVFMNENNTPRVARVGLDEFKTQEIIEIPNSAGNHASSFVTPNTEYVSAATRFSIPMDEKNMENMDVSIDSYKENFKGTISFIKVSDKGKMNIDFQIMMPGFNYDLSHAGKGPSHGWSFFTSYNSEEANTMLEINASRNDKDYIAAINWEKAAEYAKQGKGKMMPGKHYRNYIDHEEGGVAKSEVIEKVRVLDPRKLEGIVYFLPTPKSPHGVDVDPTGQYIAAGGKLSTVIPVHSFAKMEEAIENKDFEGKEQGIPVLNYDSILHGEVENPGLGPLHTEFDGKGYAYTTAFISSEIVKWDIETAEVVDRIDVYYSPGHLMIPGGDSQNPDGKYLVALNKITKDRYLPTGPEMFHSAQLIDISGDKMKLLLDFPTEGEPHYAQAITADKVKERQKRFYEIDDNNHPRATKSEKEARVERDGNEVHVYMTTIRSHFAPDNIEGIKVGDEVYFHVTNLEQDWDVPHGFAVKGANTSELLIMPGETLTLKWEPKKPGVVPFYCTDFCSALHQEMQGYVRVSPENSDTPISYGTGE